The following are encoded together in the Planococcus antarcticus DSM 14505 genome:
- a CDS encoding methionine ABC transporter ATP-binding protein, translating into MIQIQKLTKTYTTKHGTVTGVDNVSLGVGKGEIFGIVGYSGAGKSSLIRCINLLERPTSGSVTVDGKDLTKLNGGQLRKARLKIGMIFQHFYLISQKTVYDNIAFALRAEGTPAKSIETRVEELLEMVGLSDKRDVYPAQLSGGQKQRVGIARALANNPAVLLCDEATSALDPNTTLSILRLLKDINRKLNITIVLITHEMNVVKEICDRMAVMQGGRVIEEGQVYDIFAEPQKDLTKEFISSVVSFNVPEHILSEFTGTLVKVLFKGTVAGEGVISDMLQHYPIKGNFLHGAIEYIQERPLGIFIMELKGTSSAVMDALKYMESRSAIVEVIPNGH; encoded by the coding sequence ATGATACAGATTCAGAAATTGACAAAAACATATACAACTAAACATGGCACCGTCACCGGAGTGGACAATGTTTCATTGGGTGTCGGAAAAGGCGAAATTTTTGGCATCGTCGGTTATTCAGGCGCCGGCAAAAGCTCGCTGATCCGATGCATCAACCTGCTTGAACGGCCAACCTCAGGCAGCGTGACAGTAGATGGCAAAGATTTGACCAAACTGAACGGAGGACAGCTGCGAAAAGCGCGTTTGAAAATCGGTATGATCTTCCAGCATTTTTACCTGATCAGCCAAAAGACAGTTTACGACAATATCGCTTTTGCGCTCCGAGCAGAAGGCACCCCCGCGAAAAGCATTGAAACCCGTGTAGAAGAGCTGCTGGAAATGGTCGGTTTATCCGACAAACGGGATGTCTATCCAGCCCAGTTGAGCGGCGGTCAAAAGCAACGCGTCGGTATCGCGCGGGCATTGGCCAACAATCCGGCAGTGTTGTTGTGCGACGAAGCAACATCTGCACTTGATCCCAATACGACTTTATCTATCTTGCGGTTATTGAAAGACATCAACCGCAAATTGAACATCACGATTGTGCTGATCACCCATGAAATGAATGTAGTTAAAGAAATCTGTGACCGAATGGCAGTCATGCAGGGTGGACGCGTCATTGAAGAAGGACAGGTATACGACATTTTTGCAGAGCCCCAAAAAGATTTGACGAAGGAATTCATTTCCAGTGTCGTATCATTCAATGTTCCAGAGCATATCCTGAGCGAATTTACAGGGACCCTGGTGAAAGTGCTATTCAAGGGCACTGTAGCAGGAGAAGGTGTAATTTCTGACATGCTGCAGCATTATCCGATAAAAGGTAATTTTTTGCACGGAGCAATCGAATACATTCAAGAACGGCCTCTTGGCATTTTCATCATGGAATTGAAAGGGACTTCGTCCGCTGTGATGGATGCATTAAAGTATATGGAAAGCAGGTCAGCAATCGTGGAGGTGATTCCGAATGGGCATTGA
- a CDS encoding carbon-nitrogen family hydrolase, producing the protein MKIACVQMDIVFGEPEQNYQQVMNYLKEATANGAETIVLPEMWNTGYALTELSALADSTNRTVELLKSFAKEHAVNIVGGSVSTEKNNSFYNTMYVVDKNGELVSEYDKAHRFGLMDEHIHLEEGDTLGTFKLDDTVYGGVICYDIRFPEWIRAQALNGAKLVFVSAEWPEARIDHWRILLQARAIENQCFIVAVNRIGSDPNNEFGGSTMVIAPWGEVRLDMKKQEGVGYVEVDLAEVEEVRKRIPVFDDRREKLYEKFKKSIDTPQ; encoded by the coding sequence ATGAAAATTGCATGTGTTCAGATGGATATCGTATTCGGAGAGCCCGAACAGAACTATCAGCAAGTCATGAATTATTTAAAAGAGGCAACCGCGAACGGGGCGGAGACAATCGTTTTGCCTGAAATGTGGAACACAGGATATGCATTGACTGAACTCAGCGCTTTGGCAGACAGTACTAACCGGACAGTAGAGTTGCTGAAAAGTTTTGCAAAAGAACACGCTGTGAATATTGTTGGGGGCTCTGTTTCAACAGAGAAAAATAACAGCTTTTATAATACGATGTATGTTGTCGATAAAAACGGTGAGCTTGTTTCAGAATACGACAAAGCACATCGCTTCGGTTTGATGGATGAGCATATCCATCTTGAAGAAGGAGATACACTTGGTACCTTTAAACTGGACGACACTGTTTATGGCGGAGTTATTTGCTACGATATCCGTTTTCCCGAATGGATTCGTGCTCAGGCGCTGAACGGCGCAAAACTTGTTTTTGTGTCAGCGGAATGGCCGGAAGCACGGATTGACCATTGGCGTATTCTGCTGCAGGCACGCGCCATCGAGAACCAATGCTTTATCGTTGCAGTGAACCGCATCGGCAGCGACCCGAACAATGAATTTGGCGGCAGCACGATGGTAATTGCTCCCTGGGGAGAGGTTCGTTTGGATATGAAGAAGCAAGAAGGCGTAGGTTACGTGGAAGTCGATTTGGCTGAAGTAGAGGAAGTCCGGAAACGAATTCCGGTTTTCGATGATCGTCGCGAGAAATTGTACGAAAAATTCAAAAAGTCGATTGACACTCCGCAGTAA
- a CDS encoding pyridoxal phosphate-dependent aminotransferase gives MEFSNRLQNLPPQFFASLVAKTSKAIAEGRDVINLGQGNPDQPTPDHIVKALQIAAADPKTHKYSPFRGISELRQAAVDFYKREYGVDIDPDLEVAILAGTKIGLVELPLALLNPQDLLLLPDPGYPDYLSGAPLADIDYELMWLDPENGYLPNYSKLLESVRTRAKLMYLNYPNNPTGAVANKDFFDETVAFAKDNGIAVVHDFAYGAVGFEGKKPVSFLQSEGAKEVGVEMYTLSKTYNMAGWRIGFAAGNAKMIEALNLVQDHLFAGLFPAVQLAAAEALNADQQCVDELVDLYEKRRNVLVTECSRIGWEIKAPLGSFFAWLPIPEGFTSLEFADFLLDKADISVAAGSGFGDGGEGFIRVGLLVDETRIIEAIDRIDKLNLF, from the coding sequence ATGGAATTTTCAAATCGCCTGCAAAACCTGCCCCCACAATTTTTTGCATCACTGGTTGCCAAAACAAGCAAAGCCATAGCCGAAGGCCGTGACGTCATTAACCTTGGCCAGGGCAATCCCGACCAGCCGACGCCTGACCATATCGTCAAAGCGCTGCAAATTGCCGCAGCTGATCCAAAAACGCATAAGTATTCACCTTTCCGTGGAATTTCAGAATTGCGTCAAGCTGCAGTGGATTTCTACAAACGTGAATACGGCGTAGACATCGACCCCGATTTAGAAGTAGCCATTTTGGCAGGAACAAAAATTGGCCTTGTCGAGTTGCCGTTAGCATTGCTGAATCCACAAGACCTCTTGCTGCTGCCGGACCCTGGCTATCCTGATTACCTGTCAGGTGCTCCACTTGCAGACATTGACTATGAGCTGATGTGGCTAGACCCTGAAAACGGCTATTTGCCGAACTACAGCAAACTGCTGGAATCTGTCCGAACGCGAGCAAAGCTGATGTACTTGAACTATCCCAACAACCCAACAGGCGCAGTAGCAAATAAAGATTTCTTTGATGAGACAGTTGCTTTCGCAAAAGACAATGGCATTGCGGTTGTCCATGATTTCGCTTACGGAGCTGTCGGATTCGAAGGAAAAAAACCAGTGAGCTTCCTGCAATCCGAAGGAGCCAAAGAAGTCGGCGTCGAGATGTATACTTTATCGAAAACCTATAATATGGCCGGCTGGCGTATCGGATTTGCTGCCGGCAACGCTAAAATGATTGAAGCGTTAAACTTAGTCCAGGACCATTTATTTGCCGGCTTATTCCCCGCTGTCCAATTGGCTGCAGCTGAAGCACTGAATGCTGATCAGCAATGCGTAGACGAGTTGGTGGACCTTTATGAAAAGCGCCGTAATGTCCTCGTCACAGAATGCTCACGCATCGGCTGGGAAATTAAAGCACCGCTTGGCTCTTTCTTTGCTTGGCTACCGATTCCAGAAGGCTTTACGAGTCTAGAGTTCGCTGACTTCCTTCTTGACAAAGCAGATATTTCCGTTGCTGCAGGCAGTGGATTCGGCGATGGTGGAGAAGGGTTTATCCGTGTCGGATTATTGGTTGATGAAACCCGCATCATCGAAGCGATAGACCGCATCGATAAATTAAACTTATTCTAA